From one Anopheles bellator chromosome 1, idAnoBellAS_SP24_06.2, whole genome shotgun sequence genomic stretch:
- the LOC131205481 gene encoding UDP-glycosyltransferase UGT5-like, which yields MMTCGASVIWVVLVLLGSAADPVLGYRILGINTSPSRSHVIVQDALMKELARRGHHVTMVSPYKESEQVPNYRKITMPHVIGTWGKDFTASMLSNNNVRFGMIKSIPMLLQLSASSINETVRSAEVQDLLREPEGYDVLITGLMTDAVLGLATDLGCPTIVICPNAPMAVVNSMVGNPTPLSLIPNMMLGLSSPMSFWQRVLNVFGWVGEETMTLAWKYYQRAAYNDLFPADRYPSYESVRRNVSLVFLNHHFSKGVPRPYVPAMIEVGGLQIKDKPSPLPTDVRQFIEEAEHGVILFSLGTNLLSSSMPPEKLDAILGTFRALKQRVIWKWNSQDMPRKPDNVMLREWLPQDDILAHPNVRLFIMHGGLGGIAEALFHAVPLVGIPMFGDQPGNLEKVEQEGWVRVVQYAELTEQTLSAAVREVLENGQYRENVRRLSQLFRDRPQSAMDTAVYWTEYVIRHRGAPHLRYPGVDMNFWQRASLDVIAFLAVTGYALCKLISLVWRICCRGRGKSKLKKH from the exons ATGATGACCTGTGGCGCCAGTGTGATctgggtggtgctggtgctgctggggagTGCCGCCGATCCCGTGTTGGGCTATCGGATACTGGGCATCAACACTAGCCCCAGCCGGTCCCACGTGATCGTTCAGGATGCGCTGATGAAGGAACTGGCCCGGCGCGGCCATCATGTGACGATGGTTAGCCCCTACAAGGAGTCGGAACAGGTGCCCAACTATCGCAAGATTACGATGCCACACGTCATAGGCACGTGGGGAAAAG ATTTCACTGCCAGCATGTTAAGCAACAACAACGTCCGATTCGGTATGATCAAATCGATCCCGATGCTGTTGCAACTCAGCGCAAGCTCCATCAACGAGACGGTGCGTTCGGCCGAGGTGCAGGATTTGCTGCGGGAACCGGAAGGATACGATGTGCTCATCACGGGACTGATGACTGATGCCGTGCTCGGGCTGGCCACGGATCTTGGCTGTCCAACGATTGTGATCTGTCCGAACGCTCCGATGGCCGTGGTGAACTCGATGGTCGGCAATCCGACACCGCTATCCCTGATACCCAACATGATGCTCGGCCTGTCCAGTCCGATGTCCTTCTGGCAACGGGTGCTCAACGTTTTCGGGTGGGTCGGGGAAGAAACAATGACTTTAGCGTGGAAGTACTACCAACGGGCGGCTTACAA CGATCTGTTCCCAGCGGACCGGTATCCGTCTTACGAGTCCGTTCGCCGCAACGTATCGCTAGTGTTCCTGAACCATCACTTCTCCAAGGGTGTTCCCCGACCGTACGTGCCAGCGATGATCGAAGTCGGTGGACTACAGATCAAGGACAAACCCTCGCCCCTGCCCACAGACGTGCGTCAGTTCATCGAGGAAGCCGAACACGGTGTCATTCTGTTCAGTCTCGGCACGAACCTGCTCAGTTCTTCGATGCCGCCGGAAAAGCTGGACGCCATCCTGGGAACTTTCCGGGCCCTCAAGCAGCGCGTGATCTGGAAGTGGAACTCACAGGACATGCCGCGCAAACCGGACAACGTGATGTTGCGCGAGTGGCTACCACAGGACGACATTCTGGCCCATCCCAACGTGCGGCTTTTCATCATGCACGGTGGGCTCGGTGGTATTGCGGAGGCCCTGTTCCACGCGGTCCCCCTTGTGGGCATTCCCATGTTCGGTGATCAACCGGGCAACTTGGAGAAAGTCGAACAGGAGGGCTGGGTTCGGGTCGTACAGTACGCGGAACTGACGGAGCAGACGCTCAGTGCTGCGGTACGCGAGGTGCTCGAAAATGGCCAGTACCGGGAGAACGTGCGGCGTCTGTCGCAGCTGTTCCGCGACCGGCCGCAGAGTGCGATGGACACGGCCGTCTACTGGACGGAGTACGTGATCCGGCACCGGGGAGCACCACACCTGCGCTACCCGGGGGTCGACATGAACTTCTGGCAACGCGCTTCGTTGGATGTGATCGCGTTTTTGGCCGTCACCGGGTATGCGCTCTGCAAGCTGATCTCGCTCGTGTGGCGAATTTGTTGTAGAGGCAGAGGTAAAAGTAAGCTCAAGAAGCACTAG
- the LOC131205482 gene encoding ras-related protein Rab-23 produces the protein MLEEELEIALKVIVVGNGGVGKTSMVQRYCKGIYTKDYKKTIGVDFLERQIEIDGEDIRIMLWDTAGQEEFDAITKAYYRGAQACVLTFSTTDRASFEAIREWKVKVENECSEIPTVLVQNKIDLMDQAVVSFDEAEALAHALGCRLIRTSVKEDVNVATVFRYLATKCHQQMKQQYSQSAPISQPTISAFSPTFQSKAASNTITLARPSVKRKPLQKRCGIF, from the coding sequence ATGCTGGAGGAGGAGCTCGAGATAGCGCTGAAGGTGATCGTGGTCGGGAACGGAGGCGTCGGTAAAACGTCGATGGTCCAGCGGTACTGCAAGGGCATCTACACGAAGGACTACAAGAAGACGATCGGGGTGGACTTCCTCGAGCGACAGATCGAGATCGACGGGGAGGACATCCGGATTATGCTGTGGGACACGGCGGGCCAGGAGGAGTTCGACGCGATCACGAAGGCGTACTATCGGGGGGCGCAGGCGTGCGTGCTCACGTTCAGCACCACGGACCGGGCGTCGTTCGAGGCGATCCGCGAGTGGAAGGTGAAGGTGGAGAACGAGTGCAGCGAGATACCGACCGTGCTAGTCCAGAACAAGATCGACCTGATGGATCAGGCCGTGGTGTCGTTCGACGAGGCGGAAGCGCTGGCCCACGCGCTCGGCTGCCGGCTGATCCGGACGTCGGTGAAGGAGGACGTGAACGTAGCGACCGTGTTCCGGTACCTGGCGACCAAGTGCCACCAGCAGATGAAGCAACAGTACAGCCAGTCGGCCCCGATCAGCCAGCCGACGATCAGTGCCTTTAGTCCGACGTTCCAGTCGAAAGCCGCCAGCAACACGATCACCCTGGCGAGGCCATCGGTGAAGCGCAAGCCACTGCAGAAGCGGTGCGGGATCTTCTGA